In one window of Arachis ipaensis cultivar K30076 chromosome B06, Araip1.1, whole genome shotgun sequence DNA:
- the LOC107648426 gene encoding myb-related protein 315, producing MGRQPCCEKVGLKRGPWTIEEDHKLMNFILNNGILCWRMVPKLAGLLRCGKSCRLRWINYLRPDLKRGGFTEMEEDQIIQLHSRLGNRWSKIASHFPGRTDNEIKNHWNTRIKKRLKLLGLDPVTHKQIEQKEQTDDDEDKNNNTNLQTTISQKPQENAEEEIKSMEEETKREEKKVNCWGDDNPEILNDFDMMCSKFDLESWMVKQEINNNNNTSTTTTSSHCSSSSVSIDDNNYSSHFSKGESKNDHDDQDNLLQQWIESMDSILSWDGFNAIDQDLFLQ from the exons atgggAAGACAACCTTGTTGTGAAAAGGTTGGTTTAAAGAGAGGTCCATGGACTATTGAAGAAGATCACAAGCTCATGAACTTTATCCTCAACAATGGCATCCTTTGCTGGAGAATGGTTCCCAAGCTTGCAG GTTTGCTAAGATGTGGAAAGAGCTGTAGATTGAGGTGGATTAATTATCTGAGGCCTGACCTTAAGAGAGGTGGCTTCACAGAAATGGAAGAGGATCAAATTATACAACTACATTCACGTCTTGGTAACAG GTGGTCTAAAATTGCTTCCCATTTTCCTGGGAGGACAGACAACGAGATCAAGAACCATTGGAACACAAGAATCAAGAAGAGGCTGAAGCTCCTTGGATTAGACCCTGTGACACACAAGCAAATTGAACAGAAAGAACAAACCGATGACGATGAGGACAAAAATAACAACACCAACTTACAGACAACTATTTCACAAAAGCCTCAAGAAAATGCAGAAGAAGAAATTAAATCCATGGAGGAGGAGacgaaaagagaagaaaagaaggtgaattGCTGGGGTGATGATAATCCTGAGATTTTGAACGATTTTGACATGATGTGTTCAAAATTCGACTTGGAATCATGGATGGTGAAACAAgagatcaataataataataacaccaGCACTACTACTACTAGTTCACACTGCAGTTCTTCTTCTGTTTCTATTGATGATAATAACTATTCTAGTCACTTTTCTAAGGGTGAATCCAAGAATGACCATGATGATCAGGATAATCTGTTACAGCAATGGATTGAAAGTATGGATTCAATTCTCTCATGGGATGGCTTCAATGCCATTGATCAAGATTTGTTTCTTCAATAG